The genomic DNA TCAGACCAATCTGCTCAGGCTTCACCAATGTCCCAATCGTCAGGCCAAGAGTGGCCCCCGCCAGAGCGGTGAGCACCATAATGCCGATGATGATCCCGATGGCATCGGCACGCACGCTGTAACTGCTGCCGAGGACCCAATAGGCCAGTGGGAAGATGATCGCGCCGGCCACCAACCCACACAGGGCCGCAAAGAGAATCTTTTCGAGCGCCACCAGGCTCACCGGCAGCGGCGCCAACAGACGATCATCGATCTCGCGCCCAAAGCCCAGATCGAGCACCAGAGGCAAAGTCACGCCCTGGAGAGCCGTGGTGACCACCGTTAGACCGACGATGCCAGGCAGCAGGAGCGAGGCATAGCTCTGCTGAGCAGCGCCAATCGAGGGCAGCACCTTGCCAAAGATGAAGAGAAAGAAGAGCGGCTGAAGGAGCACCTGAATCAGGAAGGGAATGAACTCCCGCCCCGTCACTACCAGGTCGCGGCGCAAGATGGCCAGAAAGGCCACCAGGATCATCAGCAGCCGGCTGCGGGGCCGCCTCTCCTTCGTCTTCTTCTCAAGAAAAATTGCATCTATCGATGTTTCAACACTCATGAACGGAGATTCCTCCCTGTCAGGTAGATGAAGACGTCCTCAAGGCTTGGGCGGGCCACGTGGAGATCGCGCAGCTCAGCGCCGCTGGTGCTGACGACGCGCATGGCCTCGACTGCCAGCTCGCCCGCCTCTTCGCCATAGAGGCGGAAGGAGCGGGTCCCATGATTCTCCTGTCCATCCTCGGCGGGCAGCTCTTCGACGCGGGGTGACCCTGGCAACTGCTCTAGCAGAGCGCGCAGACCATCGGGGGAGGGAGCGCCATCCCCGTTATGGGAAGCCACAGCCGCCTGGGGAAGGCGCAGACGCAGCTCCAGGCGCGTCCCACCTGGCACCAGCTTCTTGAGATTATCGGGCGTATCAAGCACCAGGATATGGCCATGGTCCATAATGGCAATGCGCTCGCAGAGCTGCTCGGCCTCCTCCATATCGTGTGTGGTCAAGAGAATCGTCACCCCACGCTCGTGCATGGCGCGAATGCGGTCCCACAAGAAGAGGCGCGACTGCGGATCAA from Thermogemmatispora onikobensis includes the following:
- a CDS encoding ABC transporter permease, with product MSVETSIDAIFLEKKTKERRPRSRLLMILVAFLAILRRDLVVTGREFIPFLIQVLLQPLFFLFIFGKVLPSIGAAQQSYASLLLPGIVGLTVVTTALQGVTLPLVLDLGFGREIDDRLLAPLPVSLVALEKILFAALCGLVAGAIIFPLAYWVLGSSYSVRADAIGIIIGIMVLTALAGATLGLTIGTLVKPEQIGLMFALIFTPLIFTGCTYYPWSQLDGIRWFQVIALFNPLTYACEGLRYAMVPPIHGYTLPTLEIGWVLLGLGVTFVAFLFLGIYTFRRAVVS